One genomic segment of Corynebacterium durum includes these proteins:
- the eno gene encoding phosphopyruvate hydratase: MAGIMHVFAREILDSRGNPTVECEVFLDDGSHGAAGVPSGASTGVHEAHELRDGGDRYLGKGVLQAVENVNEEIADALRGIEADDQRLVDQTMIDLDGTPNKARLGANAILGASIAVAKAAADSAGLELFRYVGGPNAHVLPVPMMNIVNGGAHADSGVDVQEFMIAPIGAESFAEALRIGAEVYHALKSVIKEKGLSTGLGDEGGFAPSVGSTKEALDLIVEAIKKAGYEPGKDVALALDVASSEFYKDGKYHFEGGEHTAEEMSKVYEDLIANYPIVSIEDPLQEDDWEGYTALTAAIGDKVQIVGDDFFVTNPARLREGIEKKAANALLVKVNQIGTLTETFDAVELAHRNGYRTMMSHRSGETEDTTIADLAVALNCGQIKTGAPARSERVAKYNQLLRIEQTLGAAAKYAGRDAFPRFQG, translated from the coding sequence GTGGCTGGAATTATGCACGTTTTCGCTCGCGAGATTTTGGACTCCCGCGGCAACCCCACTGTCGAGTGTGAAGTATTCCTTGATGACGGTTCCCACGGTGCAGCAGGCGTCCCCTCCGGTGCGTCCACTGGTGTGCATGAGGCCCACGAACTGCGCGACGGCGGTGACCGCTACCTGGGTAAGGGCGTGCTGCAGGCCGTTGAGAACGTCAACGAAGAGATCGCTGACGCACTGCGCGGCATCGAAGCCGACGACCAGCGCCTCGTTGACCAGACCATGATCGATCTGGATGGAACCCCGAACAAGGCACGCCTGGGCGCCAACGCCATTCTCGGTGCCTCCATTGCGGTGGCCAAGGCAGCCGCTGATTCGGCTGGCCTGGAACTGTTCCGCTACGTTGGTGGCCCGAACGCCCACGTCCTGCCAGTGCCGATGATGAACATTGTTAACGGTGGCGCTCACGCCGACTCCGGTGTGGACGTTCAGGAATTCATGATTGCCCCCATCGGTGCGGAATCCTTCGCTGAAGCACTACGCATCGGTGCCGAGGTCTACCACGCTTTGAAGAGCGTTATCAAGGAAAAGGGCCTGTCTACCGGCCTGGGTGACGAGGGCGGTTTCGCTCCCTCCGTTGGCTCCACCAAGGAAGCACTGGATCTCATCGTGGAGGCCATTAAGAAGGCTGGCTACGAACCCGGCAAGGATGTCGCCCTCGCCCTTGACGTCGCATCCTCCGAGTTCTACAAGGACGGCAAGTACCACTTCGAAGGCGGCGAGCACACCGCTGAGGAAATGTCCAAGGTGTACGAGGACCTGATTGCCAACTACCCAATCGTCTCCATCGAAGATCCGCTGCAGGAAGACGACTGGGAGGGCTACACCGCCCTCACCGCCGCCATTGGCGACAAAGTGCAGATCGTCGGCGACGACTTCTTCGTCACCAACCCCGCCCGCCTGCGTGAAGGCATTGAGAAGAAGGCCGCCAACGCCCTGCTGGTGAAGGTTAACCAGATCGGTACCCTCACCGAAACCTTCGACGCCGTTGAGCTGGCCCATCGCAACGGCTACCGCACCATGATGTCCCACCGCTCCGGCGAAACCGAGGACACCACCATCGCTGACCTCGCCGTTGCACTCAACTGTGGCCAGATCAAGACCGGTGCCCCCGCCCGCTCCGAGCGCGTGGCCAAGTACAACCAGCTGCTGCGCATCGAGCAGACCCTCGGTGCCGCCGCCAAGTACGCCGGCCGCGACGCTTTCCCGCGTTTCCAGGGCTAA
- a CDS encoding septum formation initiator family protein, with protein sequence MKDAGKKRNRVVPVARRRTDASARGPRPGAAIPRTAPFSAAQTLTLVIVLVLLLLGIALPLRNYFQQRSDIAQTQSDIASKEKRKEELLAELDKYNSKAYVEEQARNRLNVVKEGETAFRIVDPAMDSDSSVTSAEGEAQPESDAWYTTVWRSIADSDADLKLGGVDKQQEEQQPEQSTQLPIEPTQAP encoded by the coding sequence ATGAAGGATGCAGGAAAAAAGCGGAATCGAGTCGTCCCTGTAGCACGCCGACGCACAGATGCTTCCGCACGTGGACCCAGGCCCGGGGCCGCTATTCCGCGAACCGCGCCCTTCAGTGCAGCCCAAACCCTCACCCTGGTGATCGTCCTTGTTCTGCTCCTCCTTGGCATTGCTTTGCCCCTGCGCAACTACTTCCAGCAGCGCAGCGACATTGCCCAGACCCAATCGGATATTGCCAGCAAGGAAAAACGAAAAGAAGAACTTCTTGCTGAACTGGATAAATACAACTCCAAAGCTTACGTCGAAGAGCAAGCCCGTAACCGCTTGAACGTGGTCAAAGAAGGCGAAACTGCATTCCGTATCGTTGACCCCGCCATGGACAGTGATTCCAGTGTCACCTCCGCAGAGGGGGAGGCCCAACCCGAATCAGATGCCTGGTACACCACGGTGTGGCGCTCCATCGCCGACTCTGATGCGGACCTGAAGCTCGGGGGCGTCGACAAGCAGCAGGAGGAACAACAGCCTGAACAGAGCACCCAACTGCCAATTGAACCAACCCAAGCGCCCTAA
- a CDS encoding DUF501 domain-containing protein: MTVTAADLDAVATQLGRTPRGVLDISYRCPDGAPGVVKTAPKLDDGTPFPTLYYLTDPRLTSEASRLEVAHVMKWMTARLETDAELRADYQRAHEYFLAKRNAIEDLGTDFSGGGMPDRVKCLHVLIAYALAEGPQHFRLGTEAVAMAADHAGLRGTAVPDDWPTCADLSINLEDFDFTHAEVGR, encoded by the coding sequence ATGACAGTTACCGCAGCCGACCTTGACGCTGTAGCCACGCAACTGGGTCGCACCCCACGTGGAGTGCTCGACATATCCTACCGGTGTCCAGATGGCGCGCCGGGTGTGGTAAAAACCGCCCCGAAGCTGGACGACGGAACGCCATTCCCTACACTGTATTATCTCACCGACCCCCGACTCACCTCCGAGGCATCGCGGTTGGAGGTTGCGCACGTGATGAAGTGGATGACCGCGCGCCTAGAAACCGATGCTGAACTTCGAGCCGACTATCAGCGTGCCCACGAATATTTCCTGGCCAAACGCAACGCCATTGAAGACCTCGGAACCGACTTTTCCGGCGGCGGGATGCCTGATCGCGTGAAATGCCTGCACGTTCTCATCGCCTATGCGTTGGCGGAAGGGCCGCAGCATTTTCGGCTAGGGACCGAAGCCGTGGCCATGGCGGCTGATCATGCTGGGCTGCGTGGCACCGCCGTGCCCGATGACTGGCCCACCTGCGCCGATCTGAGCATCAACCTGGAGGACTTTGACTTCACCCACGCTGAGGTCGGGCGATGA